A genome region from Arachis duranensis cultivar V14167 chromosome 8, aradu.V14167.gnm2.J7QH, whole genome shotgun sequence includes the following:
- the LOC107461680 gene encoding MLO-like protein 6: protein MDHIFHLIAKCLRKKRKKALYESLAKIKSELMLMGFISLLLTVLQGPISRICVPEKLAATWHPCNHQQESEDHHVFLLAPGSSTHQCAAHQGKVALVSAQSIHQLHIFIFVLALFHVLYCIFTLALGTAKMRRWKQWEEETKTPEYQFSHDPEKFRLTRQTSFGRRHLSVWTANPILIWIVCFFRQFVCSVPKVDYLTLRHGFVMAHLAPQSHQKFDFMQYIERTLEEDFKVVVEISPPIWFITVLFLLFHTHGWYSYLWMPFVPLIIIVIVGSKLQVIITKMGLRIGERGDIVKGTPVVQPGDDLFWFKKPQLMLYLINFVLFQVRE, encoded by the exons ATGGACCACATCTTCCACCTCATAGCAAAA TGCTTGAGGAAGAAGCGCAAGAAAGCTCTCTACGAGTCACTTGCAAAGATCAAGTCTG AGCTTATGTTAATGGGGTTCATATCGCTGCTGCTAACGGTGTTACAAGGTCCAATATCGAGGATATGTGTACCAGAAAAGCTTGCTGCCACATGGCACCCCTGCAATCATCAACAAGAGTCAGAGGACCATCATGTATTTTTACTAGCACCTGGATCATCTACTCATCAATGTGCAGCTCATCAG GGTAAAGTGGCGCTTGTATCAGCTCAAAGCATTCATCAACTGCACATATTTATCTTCGTGCTCGCTCTTTTTCATGTTCTTTACTGCATATTTACTCTCGCTTTAGGCACTGCAAAG ATGAGAAGGTGGAAACAATGGGAAGAGGAAACAAAGACACCTGAGTATCAATTTTCACATG ATCCTGAAAAGTTCAGACTTACGAGGCAGACTTCCTTTGGGAGGAGACATTTGAGTGTGTGGACCGCAAATCCTATTCTCATTTGGATT GTTTGTTTCTTCAGGCAGTTTGTATGCTCAGTACCTAAAGTGGATTACTTGACCTTGAGACATGGGTTTGTCATG GCACACTTGGCACCTCAAAGTCACCAGAAGTTTGATTTTATGCAATACATTGAAAGAACATTGGAAGAGGACTTCAAAGTTGTTGTAGAAATCAG TCCTCCAATCTGGTTCATCACAGTGTTGTTTCTCCTGTTTCACACGCATG GGTGGTACTCTTATCTGTGGATGCCTTTTGTTCCTTTGATT ATAATTGTAATAGTTGGAAGCAAGTTGCAAGTGATAATAACAAAGATGGGTCTTAGAATTGGAGAAAGAGGAGACATAGTAAAAGGCACACCGGTGGTGCAGCCTGGTGATGACCTCTTCTGGTTTAAGAAGCCTCAACTTATGCTCTACCTCATTAATTTTGTACTCTTTCAG GTCAGAGAGTAG
- the LOC107461753 gene encoding protein transport protein Sec61 subunit beta yields the protein MARGASQSQSATSATTTRPGVMAPRGSAAATAGMRRRRLAGGSTGGNSSGSVGGGGGPSNMLRFYTDDAPGLKISPTVVLVMSLCFIGFVTALHVFGKLYRYKAGANA from the coding sequence ATGGCAAGAGGCGCCTCTCAATCTCAGTCGGCAACATCTGCCACCACCACTCGCCCGGGAGTCATGGCTCCCCGCGGCTCCGCTGCCGCCACTGCCGGCATGCGTCGCCGTCGCCTAGCTGGAGGCAGCACAGGCGGAAACAGCTCCGGCAGCGTTGGAGGCGGTGGAGGGCCTAGCAACATGCTCCGGTTCTACACGGACGACGCGCCAGGACTGAAGATATCGCCGACGGTGGTGCTGGTGATGAGCCTCTGCTTCATCGGCTTCGTCACCGCCCTACATGTCTTCGGCAAGCTGTACCGCTACAAAGCTGGCGCCAACGCTTGA
- the LOC107461681 gene encoding syntaxin-71-like, translated as MTVVDILFRVDSICSKYDKYDLDKQRELNAYGDDAFARLYATVDSTIEAALKKSDAALAENNRAAAAAMNAEVRRAKGRLMDEIPKLRKLAKKKVKGLTDEDLAIREDLVLALPERIQAIPDGITTVNQTGGGWTSQPNIKFDSDVHHGTDYFDQTEESSQFRNEYEMRRIKQDEGLDFISEGLDTLKNLAHDMSECLDGLIIQVNRATADVRNTNKRLKQSLTEMRSTQNFFIDIILLCILLSIVLYIYNQLR; from the exons atgaCGGTGGTAGACATCCTGTTCCGGGTGGACTCCATATGCAGCAAATACGACAAATACGACCTCGACAAGCAGCGGGAACTCAATGCCTACGGTGATGACGCCTTCGCTCGCCTCTACGCCACCGTTGATTCCACCATCGAAGCCGCCCTCAAGAAATCGGATGCTGCCTTGGCGGAGAACAACAGAGCAGCTGCTGCTGCTATGAATGCGGAGGTTCGACGCGCAAAGGGTAGACTCATGGACGAGATTCCCAAGCTCCGCAAattggccaagaagaaggttaAAGGTTTGACAGACGAAGATTTAGCGATCCGTGAGGATCTTGTATTGGCATTGCCAGAAAGAATTCAAGCAATTCCCGATGGTATTACCACTGTCAATCAAACAGGAGGAGGATGGACATCGCAGCCCAACATCAAGTTTGATTCAGACGTGCATCACGGCACTGATTATTTCGACCAAACTGAAGAATCCAGTCAGTTCAGAAATGAGTATGAAATGCGCAGGATCAAACAG gATGAAGGTCTTGACTTCATATCGGAGGGATTGGATACTTTGAAAAATCTAGCTCATGACATGAGTGAG TGTCTTGATGGCCTGATCATACAGGTCAATAGGGCAACAGCTGATGTGAGAAACACTAACAAAAGATTGAAGCAAAGTCTCACTGAG ATGAGGTCTACTCAAAATTTCTTCATTGACATCATTCTGCTCTGTATTCTTCTCAGCATTGTTCTCTATATATACAA TCAACTGAGGTGA
- the LOC107461700 gene encoding NAC transcription factor 32-like: MEEGGGDQHASNSSYTFPPGFRFHPSDEELIVHYLQNRISSRPLPASIIAEIDLYKYNPWDLPKKALFGEEEWYFFSPRDRKYPNGLRPNRAAGSGYWKATGTDKPILTSYGSKRIGVKKALVFYLGRPPKGTKTDWIMNEYRLVDTITSPSRLKGSMRLDDWVLCRVRHKGYSSKNSCENQDNPCEPNMLSNLPRCDEGYPATNMNFHADMITDYQYKDYQILASILVGGHVPTTESMSSLNLKDGKGNDPITSVHEDGFHREDSSTTVSPLDCYFNSLKRKSNEDSQYENLISFNRKLNMETTMDDESSIINGGLNFYNQNQSQDDIIFNKRAAEPSINFQELKQSAFIGRYPQCSSD; the protein is encoded by the exons atggaagaaggaggaggagatcAACATGCCTCTAACAGCAGCTACACTTTTCCACCAGGTTTCAGATTCCACCCTTCTGATGAAGAACTCATAGTTCATTACCTACAAAACAGAATCAGCTCTCGTCCACTTCCAGCTTCCATTATAGCTGAGATTGATCTTTATAAGTATAACCCTTGGGATTTGCCAA AGAAGGCTTTGTTTGGAGAGGAAGAATGGTACTTCTTTAGCCCGAGAGATCGCAAGTATCCAAATGGATTGAGGCCAAACAGGGCAGCAGGTTCAGGGTACTGGAAGGCTACTGGAACTGACAAGCCGATTCTCACATCTTATGGATCGAAGCGCATCGGAGTGAAGAAAGCTCTTGTCTTCTATTTAGGTAGACCTCCAAAGGGGACTAAAACTGATTGGATCATGAATGAGTATAGATTGGTTGACACAATCACCAGCCCCTCCAGGCTCAAAGGTTCCATGCGC TTAGATGACTGGGTACTCTGTCGCGTTCGACACAAAGGCTACTCATCGAAGAACTCATGTGAGAATCAAGATAATCCTTGTGAACCAAACATGCTATCAAATCTGCCAAGGTGTGATGAAGGTTATCCAGCAACAAACATGAACTTCCATGCTGATATGATCACTGATTATCAATACAAAGACTATCAGATCCTAGCTTCTATCCTTGTTGGTGGCCATGTTCCTACCACTGAGAGCATGTCAAGTTTGAACTTGAAGGATGGCAAAGGCAATGATCCAATAACTTCAGTTCATGAAGATGGTTTCCACAGAGAAGATTCTTCTACAACAGTTTCTCCTTTGGACTGTTACTTCAACTCACTGAAAAGAAAATCTAATGAGGATAGCCAATATGAGAATCTCATTTCCTTTAACAGGAAGTTGAACATGGAGACCACAATGGATGATGAATCTTCTATCATCAATGGAGGTTTGAACTTCTACAATCAAAACCAGTCTCAAGATGACATAATATTCAATAAGAGAGCAGCAGAGCCTAGCATCAACTTTCAAGAGCTAAAGCAATCAGCTTTTATAGGAAGATACCCGCAATGCTCAAGTGATTGA